One stretch of Planctomycetota bacterium DNA includes these proteins:
- the nuoH gene encoding NADH-quinone oxidoreductase subunit NuoH translates to MEFLPQLIVSVVVILVIMHVMLIAGPAYGILLERKIASWAQDRIGPNRVGPFGLLQPIADGLKFFMKEDYNPGHVDKTLFMLAPVLAVIPALLGWAVIPWGGVWESPWGELSISVADVNIGVIYMLAIGSMAVYGVTIGAWAANNKYTFFGGIRATAQMLSYEIPMGLCVLTVLLMAGSARPHDLVEAQVGYWFGVIPSWYVFQQPVAAVLFFICILAEANRAPFDLAECEQELIGGFHTEYSSMKFAMFFLGEYMHMATSSAFLTVLFLGGWHLPWLDYLIYGGVEPQKVGLLGVLLNVGVMVTKMMTLVAIMMWVRWTLPRFRFDQLMRLAWRGLIPIGLALLLTTGVFVYFGLQNWLWLGNIAIAAVVLFVAPLIPKGADVNRRVPLAGSRFSPLTSE, encoded by the coding sequence ATGGAATTTCTCCCGCAGTTGATCGTGTCCGTCGTCGTCATTCTCGTGATCATGCATGTGATGCTGATCGCCGGACCCGCCTACGGCATTCTGCTCGAACGCAAGATCGCCTCGTGGGCGCAGGACCGCATCGGCCCCAATCGCGTGGGGCCCTTTGGTCTGCTTCAGCCCATCGCCGACGGTTTGAAGTTCTTCATGAAAGAAGACTACAACCCCGGTCACGTCGACAAGACGCTCTTCATGCTCGCCCCCGTGCTCGCCGTCATCCCGGCGCTGCTCGGCTGGGCGGTCATCCCGTGGGGCGGCGTGTGGGAAAGCCCGTGGGGCGAACTGTCCATCAGCGTCGCCGACGTCAACATCGGCGTGATCTACATGCTCGCGATCGGATCGATGGCGGTGTACGGCGTGACGATCGGCGCGTGGGCGGCGAACAACAAGTACACCTTCTTCGGCGGCATCCGCGCGACCGCTCAGATGCTCAGCTACGAAATCCCCATGGGCCTGTGCGTGCTGACCGTGCTGCTCATGGCCGGGTCGGCCCGTCCGCACGACCTCGTCGAGGCGCAGGTCGGATACTGGTTCGGCGTCATCCCCTCTTGGTACGTCTTCCAGCAGCCCGTCGCCGCGGTCTTGTTTTTTATCTGCATCCTCGCCGAGGCCAACCGCGCCCCGTTCGACCTGGCCGAGTGCGAGCAGGAACTCATCGGCGGGTTCCATACCGAATACTCGTCCATGAAATTCGCCATGTTCTTCCTCGGCGAATACATGCACATGGCCACGAGCAGCGCGTTCCTGACCGTGCTGTTCCTGGGCGGATGGCATCTGCCCTGGCTCGACTATCTGATCTACGGCGGGGTCGAGCCGCAGAAGGTCGGCCTGCTGGGCGTGCTGCTGAACGTCGGCGTGATGGTCACGAAGATGATGACGCTCGTCGCCATCATGATGTGGGTCCGCTGGACCCTGCCGCGCTTCCGTTTCGATCAGCTCATGCGCCTCGCCTGGCGCGGCCTGATCCCCATCGGACTGGCGCTGTTGCTGACCACCGGCGTGTTCGTCTACTTCGGCCTGCAGAACTGGCTCTGGCTCGGCAACATCGCCATCGCCGCGGTCGTCCTCTTCGTCGCCCCGCTGATCCCCAAGGGCGCCGACGTCAACCGCCGCGTCCCCCTCGCCGGTTCGCGCTTCAGCCCGCTCACCAGCGAGTGA
- a CDS encoding AAA domain-containing protein encodes MSEQTNDAAALTEKIRDAHNQLITEIGKVIVGQTNVVDELLIALFCQGHAVLVGVPGLAKTLLVSTISRTLSLDFSRIQFTPDLMPSDITGTEVIEEDKLSGKRELRFVKGPVFANVLLADEINRTPPKTQAALLEAMQEHQVTASGVKHHLPEPFFVLATQNPIEQEGTYPLPEAQLDRFMFMIKVGYPSEEEEMEIVRRTTARRLVHLATVLDSEQVLEIQRIVRDVPVADHVIRYALRLVRETRVHETGKRSEFIERYLAWGAGPRASQYLILAGKARAILQGRHHVEVDDIKAMAHPVLRHRIIPNFNAEADGIDSDTIIDRMLANVDVDTTDAATRRELDQVMR; translated from the coding sequence ATGAGCGAGCAGACGAATGACGCGGCGGCGTTGACAGAGAAGATCCGCGATGCGCACAACCAGCTCATCACGGAGATCGGCAAAGTCATCGTGGGGCAGACGAATGTGGTGGACGAACTGCTGATCGCGCTGTTCTGCCAGGGCCATGCGGTGCTGGTGGGCGTGCCGGGGCTGGCCAAGACGCTGCTGGTGTCGACGATCAGCCGCACGCTCTCGCTGGACTTTTCCCGCATTCAGTTCACGCCCGACCTGATGCCCTCGGACATCACGGGCACGGAAGTCATCGAGGAAGACAAGCTCTCGGGCAAGCGCGAGCTGCGCTTCGTCAAAGGGCCGGTGTTCGCCAACGTGCTGCTCGCGGACGAGATCAACCGCACGCCGCCCAAGACGCAGGCGGCGCTGCTGGAGGCGATGCAGGAGCATCAGGTGACCGCCAGCGGCGTCAAGCATCACCTGCCCGAACCCTTCTTCGTCCTCGCGACGCAGAACCCCATCGAGCAGGAAGGCACGTATCCGCTTCCCGAAGCGCAGCTTGACCGGTTCATGTTCATGATCAAGGTGGGCTATCCCTCCGAGGAAGAGGAAATGGAGATCGTCCGACGCACGACGGCCCGGCGGCTGGTGCATCTGGCGACGGTGCTCGACTCGGAGCAGGTGCTGGAGATTCAGCGGATCGTGCGCGATGTGCCGGTGGCGGATCATGTGATCCGTTACGCCCTGCGGCTGGTGCGCGAGACGCGGGTGCACGAGACGGGCAAGCGCAGCGAGTTCATCGAGCGCTATCTGGCATGGGGCGCCGGGCCTCGGGCGAGTCAGTATCTGATCCTCGCCGGCAAAGCCCGTGCGATTCTTCAGGGCCGGCACCATGTGGAGGTCGATGACATTAAAGCGATGGCGCATCCCGTGTTGCGGCACCGGATCATTCCGAACTTCAACGCGGAGGCCGACGGGATCGATTCGGACACGATCATCGACCGGATGCTCGCAAACGTCGATGTGGACACGACCGATGCCGCCACCCGCCGCGAACTGGACCAGGTAATGCGCTGA
- the dnaA gene encoding chromosomal replication initiator protein DnaA, whose product MSMPDPAMWRQMLSHLRRHHAEICRQWFEELEPLELDGGVLQIRVNTPVQQAYLSRRCNDAFTEAAQAATGALVTVSFVDQEAMAEAAAALSHAAHGVVEADPPVRRPQIHISGRLTPPPSRPTLVHFDHGDDQIVLSPDYVFDNFVTGPGNHLAYAAAVAVAENPGRAYNPLFVHGGVGLGKTHLLQAICQKLLQNKPDARICYLSCDTFVNQFLEAVQNGQMSQFRTRYRHVDLLLIDDIHFLTNRERTQEEFFHTFNTLYQSNKQIVLSSDSPPNEIPQLEERLVSRFNWGLVARIDPPCYETRVAILKTKAKIRGIQLPDDAACYIAERIDSNIRELEGAVTKVQSLAMLRGIEPDLSLTREALGDDPAGAAGGPKLTIQNIIDTVTNYYGVKLLDLQSKRRHRSITVPRQVCMYLARKRTRYSLEEIGGYFGGRDHTTVMHAIRTTEDRMTIEPDFNRQIDQLDRKLTENLNG is encoded by the coding sequence ATGTCGATGCCCGACCCGGCGATGTGGCGGCAGATGCTTTCGCACCTGCGCAGGCACCACGCCGAAATATGCCGCCAGTGGTTTGAAGAGCTTGAGCCGCTGGAACTGGACGGCGGCGTGCTTCAGATCCGCGTCAACACGCCGGTGCAGCAGGCGTATCTGTCGCGGCGCTGCAATGACGCGTTCACCGAGGCCGCGCAGGCGGCGACCGGCGCGCTGGTGACGGTCAGCTTCGTCGATCAGGAAGCGATGGCCGAGGCCGCGGCGGCGCTTTCGCATGCGGCGCACGGCGTCGTCGAGGCCGATCCGCCCGTGCGACGACCGCAGATCCACATCTCCGGCCGCCTCACGCCGCCGCCGAGCCGGCCCACGCTCGTGCATTTCGATCACGGCGACGATCAGATCGTGCTCAGCCCCGATTACGTGTTCGACAACTTCGTGACCGGCCCGGGCAACCACCTGGCCTACGCCGCCGCCGTCGCCGTCGCCGAGAACCCCGGCCGGGCGTACAACCCCTTGTTCGTGCATGGCGGCGTCGGCCTGGGCAAGACGCACCTGCTTCAGGCCATCTGCCAGAAACTCCTGCAAAACAAGCCCGATGCGCGCATCTGCTACCTGTCCTGCGATACCTTCGTCAACCAGTTCCTCGAAGCGGTGCAGAACGGGCAGATGAGCCAGTTCCGAACGCGCTATCGGCATGTGGACCTCTTGCTCATCGACGACATCCACTTCCTGACCAACCGCGAACGCACGCAGGAAGAGTTCTTCCACACGTTCAACACGCTCTATCAGTCCAACAAGCAGATCGTCCTCAGCTCCGACTCGCCGCCGAATGAAATCCCCCAGCTCGAGGAGCGGCTCGTGTCGCGTTTCAACTGGGGTCTGGTCGCCCGCATCGACCCGCCGTGCTACGAAACGCGCGTGGCGATTCTCAAGACCAAGGCGAAAATCCGCGGGATTCAACTGCCTGATGATGCGGCTTGCTACATCGCCGAGCGCATCGACTCGAACATCCGCGAGCTTGAAGGCGCCGTCACCAAAGTGCAGTCGCTGGCGATGTTGCGCGGGATCGAGCCGGATTTGAGCTTGACCCGTGAAGCGCTCGGCGACGACCCGGCCGGTGCGGCGGGGGGGCCCAAGCTGACGATTCAGAACATCATCGACACGGTGACGAACTACTACGGCGTGAAGCTGCTGGATTTGCAGTCCAAACGCCGGCACCGCTCGATCACCGTGCCGCGGCAGGTGTGCATGTACCTGGCGCGCAAGCGCACGCGCTACTCGCTGGAGGAGATCGGCGGATACTTCGGCGGGCGCGATCACACGACGGTCATGCACGCCATCCGCACGACCGAAGACCGCATGACCATCGAGCCGGACTTCAACCGCCAGATCGATCAGCTCGACCGCAAGCTCACCGAAAACCTCAATGGTTGA
- the pilO gene encoding type 4a pilus biogenesis protein PilO, producing the protein MRFGLRELIFVMVLLAVPVAAWWFVFKPNNLQIAQAREEIRAKQQKLQQLQAATRQMEDLGHEIDKLTEAIDVFEAKLPAEKEVEVMLKEVWQLAAKHGLKPRSVRAEKPIKSSRYSELPLKMVITGNFDGYYAFLLDLERLSRITRVPEMKLEKLKNGDEGQMEAQFTLSIFFEPQDANPTTPKA; encoded by the coding sequence ATGCGATTCGGACTGCGTGAACTGATCTTCGTGATGGTGCTGCTGGCGGTGCCGGTGGCGGCATGGTGGTTTGTGTTCAAGCCCAACAATCTGCAGATCGCCCAGGCCCGCGAGGAAATCCGCGCCAAGCAGCAGAAGCTTCAGCAGCTTCAGGCCGCGACGCGCCAGATGGAGGACCTCGGGCACGAGATCGACAAGCTCACCGAGGCGATCGACGTCTTCGAAGCCAAGCTCCCGGCGGAGAAGGAAGTCGAAGTGATGCTCAAGGAGGTGTGGCAGCTCGCCGCCAAGCACGGGCTCAAGCCCCGCTCCGTCCGCGCGGAAAAGCCCATCAAGAGCAGCCGCTATTCGGAACTGCCCCTCAAGATGGTCATCACCGGCAACTTCGACGGCTACTACGCCTTCCTGCTCGATCTGGAGCGACTGAGCCGCATCACCCGCGTGCCCGAAATGAAGCTCGAGAAGCTCAAGAACGGCGACGAGGGACAGATGGAGGCGCAGTTCACCTTGAGCATCTTCTTCGAACCGCAGGACGCCAACCCGACGACCCCCAAGGCCTGA
- a CDS encoding type II/IV secretion system protein has product MRNKDLDNWLSDVELEAAEAPAPASLGKPTLATSMQRVEGAHGGALADLYQPDHPIGPNADIAEQLQAKGVITAAQATEARALIKQTPGKQLADVLVDLGVNEAAVQQVRADMAGIPFETVDADKIEEKLLHRLGPDYCKAHGVIPLRESGTRIVVGVTDPRKLFMLEEVSRKLGKPVKVVLITTHDVMAVIEAFTEENATDVAVDEIIKDIEEDDVEVVQMQDEDVDLEKQAGESPVIRFVNYLIYDAVKNGASDIHIEPQEKKLRVRYRIDGVLFEMMNPPHTMHAAIVSRLKIMANLDISERRLPQDGRIRAMVHGRKLDLRLSTLPTGAGEKAVLRILDSRSVQVTLDQLGMPENTLTVWKKQINQPHGIILVTGPTGSGKTTTLYASLSQMDRQKLNISTVEDPIEYHLGGITQVQTHERIGMSFAAALRSLLRQDPDVVMVGEIRDEETARIAIQAAMTGHLVLSTLHTNDAPSSITRLINIGVEPYLIGAAVNAVLAQRLVRRICEGCKKPTKLDEETAEHLSMHGLNVDEIYVGEGCPKCHMTGYTGRVGLYEMLVLDDMTRDAIARRPNVTEFRRLCIERGMTTLRADGFRKVAEGLSTVEEVLRVTQATI; this is encoded by the coding sequence ATGCGCAACAAGGACCTTGACAACTGGCTTTCCGATGTGGAGCTCGAGGCCGCCGAGGCCCCGGCTCCGGCGTCCTTGGGCAAGCCCACGCTGGCGACCTCGATGCAGCGCGTCGAAGGCGCGCACGGCGGGGCGCTGGCGGACCTGTACCAGCCGGACCATCCCATCGGCCCCAACGCCGACATCGCCGAGCAGCTTCAGGCCAAGGGCGTCATCACCGCCGCGCAGGCCACCGAAGCCCGCGCCCTGATCAAGCAGACCCCGGGCAAACAGCTTGCCGACGTGCTCGTGGACCTGGGCGTCAACGAGGCGGCGGTGCAGCAGGTCCGCGCGGACATGGCCGGCATCCCCTTCGAAACCGTCGATGCCGACAAGATTGAAGAAAAGCTGCTCCACCGGCTCGGGCCCGACTACTGCAAAGCGCACGGCGTGATCCCGCTGCGCGAGTCGGGCACACGCATCGTCGTCGGCGTGACCGATCCGCGCAAGCTCTTCATGCTCGAAGAAGTCAGCCGCAAACTCGGCAAGCCCGTCAAGGTCGTGCTCATCACGACGCACGATGTCATGGCCGTCATCGAAGCGTTCACCGAAGAGAACGCCACCGACGTCGCCGTCGACGAGATCATCAAGGACATCGAGGAAGACGACGTCGAAGTCGTGCAGATGCAGGACGAGGACGTCGACCTGGAGAAACAGGCGGGCGAGTCGCCGGTCATCCGCTTCGTCAATTACCTGATCTACGACGCGGTCAAGAACGGCGCGTCGGACATTCACATCGAGCCGCAGGAAAAGAAGCTGCGCGTGCGCTACCGGATCGACGGCGTGCTGTTCGAGATGATGAATCCGCCGCACACGATGCACGCGGCGATCGTGTCGCGCCTGAAAATCATGGCGAATCTGGACATCTCCGAGCGTCGCCTGCCGCAGGACGGGCGCATCCGCGCGATGGTGCACGGCCGCAAGCTCGACCTGCGCCTCTCGACGTTGCCGACGGGCGCGGGCGAAAAGGCCGTGCTGCGAATTCTCGACTCGCGCAGCGTGCAGGTCACGCTCGACCAGCTCGGCATGCCGGAAAACACGCTGACCGTCTGGAAGAAGCAGATCAATCAGCCGCACGGCATCATCCTCGTCACCGGGCCGACCGGCTCGGGCAAGACGACGACGCTCTACGCTTCGCTCTCGCAGATGGACCGGCAGAAGCTCAACATCTCGACCGTCGAAGACCCGATCGAATATCACCTGGGCGGAATCACGCAGGTGCAGACGCATGAGCGCATCGGCATGAGCTTCGCCGCCGCCCTGCGTTCGCTTCTGCGACAGGACCCGGACGTGGTGATGGTCGGCGAAATCCGCGATGAGGAAACGGCGCGCATCGCCATTCAGGCCGCCATGACCGGCCACCTCGTGCTCTCGACGCTGCATACCAACGACGCCCCGTCGTCGATCACCCGGCTCATCAACATCGGCGTCGAGCCCTACCTGATCGGCGCGGCCGTCAACGCGGTGCTGGCCCAGCGGCTGGTGCGGCGGATCTGCGAGGGGTGCAAAAAGCCGACGAAACTTGACGAGGAAACCGCCGAGCACCTTTCGATGCACGGTCTGAATGTCGATGAGATTTACGTGGGCGAAGGTTGCCCCAAGTGTCACATGACCGGTTATACGGGCCGCGTCGGCCTGTATGAGATGCTCGTGCTCGACGATATGACGCGCGACGCCATCGCCCGCCGGCCCAACGTGACCGAGTTCCGCCGCCTGTGCATCGAACGGGGCATGACCACGCTCCGCGCGGACGGCTTCCGCAAGGTCGCGGAGGGACTGAGCACCGTGGAGGAAGTCCTGCGCGTGACGCAGGCGACGATTTGA
- a CDS encoding PilT/PilU family type 4a pilus ATPase, with protein MDIDTILKTALDNDASDIHLISGHKPMVRIHTIMTPLDYPVITPESARRMFEHMAGEKQIERFKEVQDVDFSYELPGRGRFRVNVHSQRSSIGIALRAIKDKIPPMEKLNLPEVIERLTYLPRGLVLVTGDTGSGKSTSLAAMINAMNQRYHKHIITLEDPIEYSLVSNKCVIEQRELGADCPTFASGLRHVLRQDPDIILVGEMRDLETTAAAITAAETGHLVFSTLHTNSAASTVDRIIDMYPANQQNQIRSMLAGTIQAVISQTLFRRADTKGMVPAVEIMLATSAVRNLIREARTFEIPNVIETNRAMGMMTLDNAIAQLYFNGMISREDAIAQANHPEKLERMLAA; from the coding sequence ATGGACATTGACACGATACTCAAGACGGCCCTGGACAATGACGCGTCGGATATCCACCTCATCTCCGGCCACAAGCCGATGGTGCGCATTCACACGATCATGACCCCGCTCGACTACCCCGTCATCACGCCCGAGAGCGCCCGGCGCATGTTCGAGCATATGGCCGGCGAAAAGCAGATCGAGCGCTTCAAGGAAGTTCAGGACGTGGACTTCTCCTACGAACTGCCCGGGCGCGGCCGCTTCCGCGTCAACGTCCACTCCCAGCGCAGCTCCATCGGCATCGCCCTGCGCGCCATCAAGGACAAGATTCCGCCGATGGAGAAGCTCAATCTCCCTGAGGTCATCGAGCGGCTGACCTATCTGCCGCGCGGCCTGGTGCTCGTCACCGGGGACACCGGCTCGGGCAAGTCCACGTCGCTGGCCGCCATGATCAACGCCATGAACCAGCGTTACCACAAGCACATCATCACGCTCGAGGACCCGATCGAATATTCGCTCGTGTCCAACAAGTGCGTGATCGAGCAGCGCGAGCTGGGCGCCGACTGCCCCACGTTCGCCAGCGGCCTGCGTCACGTCCTGCGTCAGGACCCCGACATCATCCTCGTGGGTGAAATGCGCGACCTGGAGACGACGGCCGCGGCGATCACCGCCGCCGAAACCGGCCACCTCGTGTTCAGCACGCTGCACACCAACTCGGCGGCGAGCACGGTGGACCGCATCATCGACATGTACCCGGCGAATCAGCAGAACCAGATTCGCTCGATGCTCGCCGGCACGATTCAGGCGGTCATCAGCCAGACGCTCTTCCGCCGCGCCGACACGAAGGGCATGGTCCCCGCCGTCGAGATCATGCTCGCGACCAGCGCGGTGCGGAACCTGATCCGTGAAGCCCGCACGTTTGAAATTCCCAACGTGATCGAAACGAACCGCGCGATGGGCATGATGACGCTCGACAACGCCATCGCGCAGCTCTACTTCAACGGGATGATCAGCCGCGAGGACGCCATCGCGCAGGCGAACCATCCGGAGAAGCTCGAACGCATGCTCGCGGCGTAA
- a CDS encoding type II secretion system F family protein yields MPHYKYQIQSKDGQMSMGVLAAENAVAAANNLRAQGHRVLGLVPIESAATSVMDKLKALNYSSGPAPKDILNFTTQLAVMIRAGISIRVAIEGIAEQTENAKFKDILVQIKRDVESGKPFSDALAKHPKQFNSLYINMVRASEMSGSFAKMLDRIASYMGQQIETRAMVRGAMIYPCVIFVMAIATTFFLLTFVLPKFAMVFKGKESVLPWPTIFLMGLSDFMVQYWYLVLLGMVAMLAGGIVFIRTEVGAFWWHKTQLTMPLMNRLFKALYISRSLHTMGELVNAGVPMLDTLAITGDISGNSLFRRLWRAVYASVKQGKKISHTLMKAPLLPKSVTQMIAAGEESGKLGEVLDEISEYYAKQLRETIKTVTGLIEPIMILAMGTIVGFIAMAIILPIFKLSSLVK; encoded by the coding sequence ATGCCTCACTATAAGTATCAGATTCAGTCCAAGGACGGACAGATGAGCATGGGGGTGCTCGCGGCGGAGAACGCCGTGGCCGCCGCCAACAATCTGCGCGCGCAGGGGCATCGCGTGCTCGGGCTCGTGCCCATCGAGTCGGCGGCGACGTCGGTGATGGACAAGCTCAAGGCGCTGAACTATTCGTCCGGCCCGGCGCCCAAGGACATTCTCAACTTCACCACGCAGCTGGCCGTGATGATCCGCGCGGGCATCAGCATCCGCGTCGCCATCGAAGGCATCGCCGAGCAGACGGAAAACGCCAAATTCAAGGATATTCTGGTGCAGATCAAGCGCGACGTGGAGAGCGGCAAGCCGTTCTCCGACGCGCTGGCCAAGCATCCCAAGCAGTTCAATTCGCTTTACATCAACATGGTGCGCGCGTCGGAAATGTCCGGTTCGTTCGCCAAGATGCTCGACCGCATCGCCAGCTACATGGGGCAGCAGATCGAGACGCGCGCGATGGTGCGCGGAGCGATGATCTATCCGTGCGTGATCTTCGTGATGGCGATCGCCACGACGTTCTTCCTGCTCACGTTCGTGCTGCCCAAGTTCGCGATGGTGTTCAAGGGCAAGGAATCGGTGCTGCCCTGGCCGACGATTTTCCTGATGGGGCTTTCGGATTTCATGGTGCAGTACTGGTATCTGGTGCTGCTGGGCATGGTGGCGATGCTGGCGGGCGGGATCGTGTTCATCCGGACGGAGGTCGGCGCCTTCTGGTGGCACAAGACGCAGCTCACGATGCCGCTGATGAACCGGCTCTTCAAGGCGCTGTACATCAGCCGGTCGCTGCACACGATGGGCGAGCTGGTCAACGCGGGCGTGCCGATGCTCGACACGCTGGCGATCACGGGCGACATCTCCGGCAACAGTCTGTTCCGCCGGCTGTGGCGCGCGGTGTACGCTTCGGTGAAACAGGGCAAGAAGATCAGCCACACGCTGATGAAGGCCCCGCTTTTGCCCAAGAGCGTCACGCAGATGATCGCGGCGGGCGAGGAGTCGGGCAAACTCGGCGAAGTGCTCGACGAAATCAGCGAATACTACGCCAAGCAGCTTCGCGAAACGATCAAGACCGTCACCGGGCTCATCGAGCCGATCATGATCCTGGCGATGGGCACGATCGTCGGCTTCATCGCCATGGCGATCATTCTGCCGATCTTCAAACTGTCGAGTCTGGTCAAATGA
- a CDS encoding fibro-slime domain-containing protein, with the protein MARAHDTRQRKDQQMGWTRRILTAGLILSATALHAQADKLELMGTLRDFKSGKVSGGHPDFENDGNGSYPLVTGMVKATLGTDGAPVLNVNRDRDIPSGWRVKSQASFGQWFKNVDGVNKSIPHTITLEDSNGNGIYRYEASIHNGKSFFPIDGKLYGNDGNNHNFHFTYTIHTKFTYTDPTKRSPMTFNFSGDDDVWVFINKKLAVDLGGVHPEKSTSVNIDSLASQLGLEVGKTYDFDFFYCERHTTQSNMTIETTMQFLPPLYD; encoded by the coding sequence ATGGCACGGGCACACGACACACGGCAACGAAAGGATCAGCAAATGGGCTGGACACGTCGCATTCTCACCGCGGGACTCATTCTCTCCGCCACCGCGCTCCATGCGCAGGCGGACAAACTGGAGCTGATGGGCACGCTGCGCGACTTCAAGTCGGGCAAAGTGTCGGGCGGGCACCCGGACTTCGAGAACGACGGCAACGGGTCGTACCCGCTCGTGACGGGCATGGTCAAAGCCACGCTCGGCACCGACGGCGCCCCCGTGCTCAACGTCAATCGCGACCGCGACATCCCCTCCGGCTGGCGCGTCAAGAGCCAGGCGAGCTTCGGCCAGTGGTTCAAGAACGTCGACGGCGTCAACAAGTCGATCCCGCATACCATCACCCTCGAAGACAGCAACGGCAACGGCATCTACCGCTACGAGGCGTCGATCCACAACGGCAAGAGCTTCTTCCCCATCGACGGCAAGCTCTACGGCAACGACGGCAACAACCACAACTTCCACTTCACCTACACCATCCACACCAAGTTCACCTACACCGATCCGACCAAGCGCAGCCCGATGACGTTCAACTTCTCGGGCGACGACGATGTGTGGGTGTTCATCAACAAGAAGCTGGCGGTGGACCTGGGCGGCGTGCACCCGGAAAAGAGCACGAGCGTCAACATCGATTCGCTGGCCAGCCAGCTCGGGCTCGAAGTGGGCAAGACGTATGACTTCGACTTTTTCTACTGCGAGCGGCACACGACGCAGTCGAACATGACCATCGAGACGACGATGCAGTTCCTGCCGCCGCTCTACGACTGA